A single genomic interval of Rosistilla ulvae harbors:
- a CDS encoding saccharopine dehydrogenase family protein: MQIHHGSTSLWVYNDRVLLFPYYPFLGPFGESMMTNVLLLGAGKIGRMIAGFLAETGDYMVTVADSQSTALARIKPCKAVDTLLLDATDRAALSRAMADRTIVISALSFRFNPLIAEVALQTGASYFDLTEDVQTTRAVQAVAEDAVVGQIFMPQCGLAPGFISIIAMHLSRQFDSLESVRMRVGALPQYPTDALKYNLTWSTDGLINEYCNPCETIYRGKRIDSLPLEGLEHFSIDGARYEAFNTSGGLGTLCDTLHDRVGSLNYKTIRYLGHRDLVAFLINDLQLGQRRELLKDILEHAVPVTFQDLVITFCTVTGQRNGQLVQLSDARKIYARQIEGEQWSAIQITTAAAICAVVDMHVASELPSQGFVRQEQVGFDDFIKNRFGRHYQSGQHPEFSDAGGTA, encoded by the coding sequence ATGCAGATTCACCATGGATCGACTTCCCTGTGGGTCTATAATGACAGAGTCTTGCTGTTTCCCTATTATCCGTTTCTGGGGCCCTTTGGAGAATCGATGATGACCAATGTGCTGCTGTTGGGTGCCGGAAAGATCGGTCGCATGATCGCCGGATTCTTAGCGGAAACCGGGGACTACATGGTAACAGTCGCCGATTCGCAGTCGACCGCGCTAGCGAGGATCAAACCGTGCAAAGCGGTAGACACCTTGTTGCTCGACGCAACCGATCGCGCAGCGTTGTCGCGAGCGATGGCCGATCGAACGATCGTGATCTCTGCGCTCAGCTTCCGCTTCAATCCCTTGATTGCAGAGGTGGCGTTGCAGACGGGAGCCAGCTATTTCGATCTGACCGAAGATGTGCAGACGACGCGGGCGGTGCAAGCGGTCGCCGAAGATGCCGTGGTGGGGCAGATATTTATGCCGCAATGTGGACTCGCCCCCGGATTCATCTCGATCATCGCGATGCATTTGAGCCGCCAGTTCGACAGCTTGGAATCGGTTCGAATGCGAGTTGGAGCACTGCCGCAATATCCAACCGACGCACTGAAGTACAACCTGACATGGTCGACCGACGGCCTGATCAACGAATACTGCAATCCCTGCGAAACGATCTATCGTGGAAAGCGAATCGACAGTCTACCGCTGGAGGGACTGGAACATTTTTCGATCGACGGCGCACGCTACGAAGCGTTCAACACCAGCGGTGGACTGGGGACATTGTGCGACACGCTGCACGACCGCGTCGGATCGCTCAACTACAAAACGATCCGCTACCTCGGGCATCGCGACTTGGTCGCGTTCCTGATCAACGATCTTCAATTGGGCCAGCGCCGCGAACTGCTGAAAGACATTCTGGAACACGCCGTCCCGGTGACGTTCCAAGACCTTGTGATTACCTTCTGTACCGTGACCGGCCAACGCAACGGGCAATTGGTCCAGTTGAGCGACGCCCGGAAGATATACGCTCGCCAGATCGAGGGAGAGCAGTGGAGCGCGATCCAGATCACGACAGCCGCTGCGATTTGCGCGGTCGTCGATATGCATGTCGCTAGCGAATTGCCATCGCAAGGATTCGTCCGACAGGAACAAGTCGGCTTCGATGACTTTATTAAGAACCGCTTCGGGCGGCACTATCAATCGGGACAGCACCCCGAGTTCAGCGACGCCGGCGGGACAGCGTAG
- a CDS encoding DUF1553 domain-containing protein: MTNYPLRLGLLLSLACISTTASLAQPPHRVVDFDLDIKPLLSDRCFVCHGPDAAQRSTDLRLDTREGLFASIDGVFAEQTITPGDPSASELFARIASDDEDLVMPPPDSNLNLTADEISLIRNWIQQGAPWKGHWSFEPIRSPTIPPPLADGTASVESAIDRFIDRRLQTEGLQRTGQAPPQRQIRRLYYDLTGLPPSAPQLQHLLSRWGTTAPEQAVAYERLVDHLLASPELGERLATEWLDAARYSDTYGYQVDRDRRVWPWRDWVLSAINQNMSYDQFLTEQIAGDLLPDASDDQILATAFNRLHPQKVEGGSVPEEFRIEYVADRTQTFSTAVLGLTMECARCHDHKYDPLSQRNYYELSAFFDNIDEAGLYSYFTPAVPTPTMPLFHDAQKQQIEALRNQIAQLESQTAELSEEREPQFQKWLGSERSSEIPGQIKHLDFESEKGNATVPGVVGNAVKLTGDDEVKLDVGNFRRFQPFSISLWMNSPEAFERAVVFHRSRAWTDAASRGYELLIIDGRLQFSLIHFWPGNAISVQIVEPIAIDTWQAVSIAYDGSSRAAGIQIFIDGKPMATTVVRDRLTRQITGGGNDNVIIGARFRDRGFKQGLVDEFRVFDRELSQAEAIQLATVDAAEALGDAEDSQLRQRYLLSVDLAMAEHWQQLMQTREKLAAVQDAAEEIMVMRELPQHRPTHLLSRGLYDAPADLVSAATPEALSAFDPQWPRNRLGLARWVTDPGNPLTARVAVNRHWQMLFGEGLVRTPEDFGTQGARPTHPELLDWLASDFIENGWDVKRLLKQIVMSATYRQSSECSEQARRIDPENKLLARAPRFRLSAEMLRDGYLQASGLLDQTLGGPSVNPYEVSESFKPKPFDTGSGLYRRSVYTYWKRTGPPPAMMTFDASKRDVCRLRRERTSSPLQSFVLMNAPQFVEAARFLAMNVALQESDDAARIDAVFQRLTQRQPTPREAELVLSLLQQQTVKFEQDAAATDALLNVGSSRETADLLRPRWAALTVVVSTLMNFDPAVMRR, encoded by the coding sequence ATGACAAACTACCCTCTTCGACTTGGTTTACTGCTGAGTTTGGCCTGCATCTCAACGACGGCAAGTCTTGCCCAACCGCCGCACCGCGTCGTCGATTTCGATCTCGATATCAAGCCGCTGCTGTCAGACCGTTGCTTTGTCTGCCATGGTCCCGACGCGGCGCAGCGGTCGACGGATCTGCGGCTCGATACCCGCGAAGGGCTCTTCGCATCGATCGATGGCGTGTTCGCAGAGCAGACGATCACGCCGGGCGATCCGTCGGCAAGCGAGCTGTTCGCGCGGATCGCATCGGACGACGAAGACCTCGTCATGCCGCCGCCAGATTCCAACTTGAACCTGACGGCCGATGAGATCTCGCTGATCCGAAACTGGATCCAACAAGGCGCTCCCTGGAAAGGGCACTGGTCGTTCGAACCGATCCGGTCGCCAACCATCCCGCCACCGCTAGCCGACGGAACCGCCAGCGTGGAATCGGCGATCGACCGATTTATCGATAGACGCTTGCAAACCGAAGGCCTTCAGCGAACTGGGCAAGCGCCCCCGCAGCGACAGATCCGCCGGCTTTATTACGACCTGACCGGTCTGCCACCGTCGGCGCCCCAGTTGCAGCATCTATTGAGTCGTTGGGGAACGACCGCGCCGGAACAAGCCGTCGCCTACGAGCGGCTTGTAGATCATCTGCTCGCCTCGCCGGAGCTTGGCGAACGCTTGGCGACCGAATGGCTCGACGCCGCCCGTTACTCCGACACCTACGGCTATCAAGTCGATCGCGATCGCCGCGTTTGGCCCTGGCGAGACTGGGTGTTGTCGGCGATCAACCAAAACATGTCCTACGATCAATTCTTGACCGAACAGATCGCTGGCGACTTGTTGCCCGACGCCAGCGACGACCAGATCCTCGCCACGGCCTTCAACCGGCTGCACCCTCAGAAAGTCGAAGGGGGAAGCGTCCCCGAAGAGTTCCGGATCGAATATGTGGCCGACCGGACGCAGACGTTTTCCACCGCGGTCCTTGGCCTGACGATGGAATGCGCCCGTTGCCACGATCATAAATACGATCCGCTTTCGCAGCGGAACTATTACGAATTGAGTGCGTTCTTCGACAACATCGATGAAGCGGGACTCTATTCCTACTTCACTCCCGCGGTCCCCACGCCGACGATGCCACTGTTCCACGACGCCCAAAAACAACAGATCGAAGCCTTGCGCAATCAGATCGCGCAACTGGAATCGCAAACCGCGGAGTTGTCCGAAGAACGTGAACCGCAGTTTCAAAAGTGGCTCGGCAGCGAACGCTCATCGGAAATCCCCGGCCAGATCAAACACCTCGATTTCGAATCAGAAAAGGGAAACGCAACTGTTCCAGGAGTGGTTGGAAACGCAGTGAAACTGACGGGGGATGACGAAGTCAAGTTGGACGTCGGCAACTTCCGCCGCTTCCAACCCTTTTCCATTTCCCTTTGGATGAACAGCCCCGAAGCCTTCGAGCGGGCGGTTGTCTTTCATCGTTCGCGTGCCTGGACCGATGCGGCCAGCCGCGGGTATGAACTGCTGATCATCGACGGCCGCTTGCAGTTCTCGCTCATCCATTTCTGGCCCGGGAATGCGATCAGCGTCCAGATCGTCGAACCGATCGCAATCGACACGTGGCAAGCGGTCAGCATCGCGTACGATGGATCGAGCCGCGCCGCGGGGATTCAAATTTTCATCGATGGCAAGCCGATGGCGACCACGGTCGTCCGTGATCGCTTGACGCGTCAAATCACCGGCGGCGGAAACGACAACGTGATCATCGGGGCTCGGTTTCGAGACCGCGGATTCAAGCAGGGGCTTGTCGACGAGTTTCGGGTCTTTGATCGTGAGTTATCGCAAGCCGAAGCGATCCAATTGGCGACGGTTGATGCGGCGGAAGCCCTTGGCGACGCAGAGGATTCGCAACTTCGTCAGCGTTATCTGCTGAGCGTCGATCTCGCGATGGCGGAACACTGGCAACAGTTGATGCAGACGAGAGAAAAGCTGGCCGCGGTCCAAGACGCTGCGGAAGAGATCATGGTGATGCGCGAACTTCCGCAGCATCGGCCGACGCATCTGCTGTCGCGCGGACTCTACGACGCACCAGCCGATCTTGTTTCGGCCGCAACGCCTGAAGCTTTGTCGGCCTTCGATCCGCAGTGGCCTCGCAATCGATTGGGGCTCGCCCGCTGGGTGACCGATCCAGGCAATCCGCTGACGGCTCGCGTCGCGGTCAATCGTCATTGGCAGATGTTGTTTGGTGAAGGCCTTGTCCGCACTCCCGAAGATTTTGGAACGCAAGGGGCTCGGCCGACGCATCCCGAATTGCTCGACTGGCTAGCCAGCGACTTCATCGAAAACGGATGGGATGTGAAGCGGCTGTTAAAACAAATCGTGATGTCGGCGACCTATCGGCAATCGTCCGAGTGTAGCGAACAGGCGCGGCGGATCGATCCAGAAAACAAGCTGCTGGCCCGCGCGCCTCGCTTCCGACTGTCGGCCGAAATGTTGCGCGATGGTTACCTGCAGGCCAGCGGCCTGTTGGATCAAACGCTTGGCGGGCCTTCGGTCAATCCTTACGAGGTCTCTGAATCTTTTAAGCCGAAGCCGTTTGATACTGGATCCGGGCTGTACCGACGCAGCGTCTATACCTACTGGAAACGGACCGGCCCGCCGCCGGCGATGATGACGTTTGATGCCTCGAAGCGAGACGTTTGCCGGCTGCGACGCGAGCGGACGAGTTCGCCGTTGCAGTCGTTTGTGTTGATGAACGCGCCGCAGTTCGTTGAAGCGGCGAGGTTCCTCGCCATGAACGTCGCGTTGCAAGAGAGCGACGATGCGGCGCGGATCGACGCGGTTTTTCAACGGCTGACGCAACGCCAGCCGACGCCGCGGGAAGCCGAACTGGTTCTGTCGTTGCTGCAACAACAAACCGTCAAGTTTGAACAAGACGCAGCGGCGACCGACGCGCTCTTAAATGTTGGCAGCAGCCGCGAGACAGCTGATCTGTTGCGCCCGCGTTGGGCGGCGCTGACCGTTGTCGTATCGACTCTGATGAATTTTGATCCCGCCGTGATGCGAAGGTGA
- a CDS encoding DUF1559 family PulG-like putative transporter, whose amino-acid sequence MVQRQRIGFTLVELLVVIAIIGILMGLLVPAVQRARETARKTQCANNIRNLGLAAIQYEMRKGKFPGYMQHYGDYNHTTVYDPTGTSGDFDVDHAKFGTWAVALLADLDNQPVYEFWTVNEYSVLTTNATYGSGGYDSRKVPNMEIFQCPSDISNSLEEYGKNSYVSNNGTFSGGGFPTSPAPIINSPANGVFSLQARPVDAAGGSGTWGDGLGTDRDPKVRMENIRDSKAHTMLFAENVQARPWYWVTADPTTNLVPTNLSNISATAVEASTGALWWYSGAALSASEQQALKINGGDIYTETLAHGALQVRARPSSYHTGGANAAFADGGMRYINEEIDYKVYRALMTPYGKLSNVPNNEFVLSDEDL is encoded by the coding sequence ATGGTGCAGCGTCAACGGATAGGTTTTACTTTGGTCGAGCTTTTGGTGGTGATCGCCATCATCGGCATCTTGATGGGGCTGCTTGTCCCCGCGGTCCAACGAGCCCGGGAAACCGCTCGCAAGACGCAATGCGCCAACAACATCCGCAACCTCGGCCTGGCTGCGATCCAATACGAAATGCGCAAGGGCAAATTTCCAGGGTACATGCAGCACTACGGCGACTATAACCACACCACTGTTTATGATCCGACTGGTACGTCGGGAGACTTTGACGTAGACCACGCGAAATTCGGAACCTGGGCAGTCGCATTGTTGGCTGACTTGGACAATCAGCCCGTCTACGAATTTTGGACAGTCAACGAATATTCGGTGCTAACAACCAATGCGACATATGGATCGGGCGGTTACGACAGCCGTAAAGTTCCGAATATGGAGATTTTCCAGTGCCCAAGCGACATATCGAACTCGCTCGAAGAGTACGGTAAGAACAGTTACGTCAGCAATAATGGAACATTCTCTGGAGGTGGTTTCCCAACCAGTCCTGCACCCATCATTAACAGTCCCGCGAATGGGGTATTTAGCCTACAAGCTCGCCCCGTCGATGCGGCTGGTGGTTCAGGCACATGGGGTGACGGGCTCGGGACTGACAGAGATCCAAAGGTTCGTATGGAGAACATCCGTGACTCGAAAGCACATACGATGTTGTTCGCAGAGAATGTTCAAGCACGGCCTTGGTACTGGGTCACCGCAGACCCAACAACCAACTTGGTGCCAACCAACTTGTCTAATATCAGTGCGACAGCCGTTGAGGCCAGCACTGGCGCGCTTTGGTGGTACTCAGGTGCAGCATTGAGCGCGTCAGAGCAACAGGCTTTGAAAATTAATGGTGGTGATATCTATACTGAAACTCTTGCTCATGGCGCCCTTCAGGTGCGAGCACGACCAAGTTCGTACCACACAGGGGGAGCCAATGCAGCATTTGCTGATGGTGGAATGCGGTACATCAATGAAGAGATCGACTACAAGGTATACCGAGCTTTGATGACGCCTTATGGTAAACTCTCGAATGTACCCAATAACGAATTCGTTCTTTCCGACGAGGACCTGTAA
- a CDS encoding Lpg1974 family pore-forming outer membrane protein has protein sequence MGSRNLVQGLALVLGSMLSYNAVHSQEVLDYLIVEGGAERIASVVEYDNDTDAIAQVGYGSMCSDGNCGGCDMCQTPVCDDVCASSTCTPPWWAHRTGVFGEFLYLRPGDTDTVYTIEQNDTTAGAFPTGPIGTTAVDFSAGFRVGAMLANTYTTSLVVAYTHWEGDTQDSIARNGTNVLNSQIIHPSTFTTGGNSLQSSASSSISFDQIDGIYRHKLFCTDTTIFNWSGGFRYGQMEQGLLAQQDISVATGLVTVDTDIDFNGFGLLMGIDAERRSCKTGMLCYTKGVASFLGGEWTGTYRQSNQFGGGVVANQYEDFRITPVLEAGLGVGWQSDSGCIRATAGYTATCWYNALSTRSYVDAVRSGSYVDVDESIAFVGLTSQLEFRF, from the coding sequence ATGGGAAGTCGAAACCTGGTACAGGGGCTCGCGTTGGTTCTGGGCAGTATGCTGTCATACAACGCCGTTCATTCTCAAGAAGTTCTCGACTACCTGATCGTCGAAGGTGGAGCCGAACGGATCGCTAGCGTCGTCGAATATGACAACGATACCGATGCGATCGCACAGGTCGGATACGGTTCGATGTGCAGCGATGGCAATTGCGGCGGCTGTGACATGTGTCAAACGCCGGTCTGTGACGACGTCTGTGCCAGTTCGACTTGCACGCCTCCGTGGTGGGCTCACCGCACCGGCGTGTTTGGCGAGTTTCTCTACTTGCGCCCCGGTGACACCGATACTGTCTATACGATCGAGCAGAACGATACGACAGCGGGCGCCTTTCCGACCGGACCGATCGGGACGACAGCCGTCGACTTCTCCGCCGGCTTTCGCGTCGGGGCTATGCTAGCGAACACCTATACAACCAGCTTGGTTGTCGCGTACACGCACTGGGAAGGTGACACGCAGGACAGTATCGCCCGCAACGGCACCAACGTCTTGAATTCGCAGATCATTCACCCGAGCACCTTCACCACTGGCGGCAACAGCTTGCAATCGAGCGCGTCGAGCAGCATCAGCTTCGACCAGATCGATGGCATCTATCGCCACAAACTGTTCTGCACCGACACGACGATCTTCAATTGGTCGGGCGGTTTTCGGTACGGCCAGATGGAACAGGGGCTGCTCGCTCAACAGGACATTTCGGTAGCAACCGGCCTGGTCACCGTCGACACCGATATCGACTTCAACGGCTTCGGCTTGCTGATGGGAATCGATGCCGAACGTCGCAGCTGCAAGACCGGCATGTTGTGTTACACCAAAGGCGTAGCGTCGTTCTTGGGAGGCGAATGGACCGGCACCTACCGCCAATCGAATCAATTTGGTGGCGGCGTCGTCGCCAACCAATACGAAGACTTCCGGATCACGCCGGTCCTGGAAGCGGGACTGGGCGTGGGATGGCAGAGCGATTCGGGCTGCATCCGCGCCACCGCCGGCTACACCGCGACGTGTTGGTATAACGCTTTGAGCACGCGATCGTACGTCGACGCGGTTCGCAGCGGCAGCTACGTCGACGTCGACGAATCGATCGCGTTTGTCGGCTTGACCTCGCAGCTGGAATTCCGATTCTAA
- a CDS encoding DUF7133 domain-containing protein, which produces MNKRFRLRPVLLCRALILAQSVLLASSGVAQDGASDSEAGRPPLRALLIAGGCCHDYAGQQAVIAKEISARANVRVDVYWTDDKTVTPPFPLFERLDWADGYDVIIHDECAAGIRDQAIVNRILQVHQKIPAVHLHCAMHSFRTGGDAWFRHLGLQSNSHGPQKPIAVRYVDPQHPITKTLADWTTINEELYNNVKVFDAKPLAMGKQVVGKNGKEEVVDAIVAWTTERDGIRGFSTTLGHNTATVADDKYMDLITRGLLWACDRLTEEDLQPYSGSNKVTFIDSKLRPSSDAISDVMPNDATLVRMSASSTQSGHPLAHAIDGSDQTRWCAANGSYPQWIQFEFEQPRAVAQIGLKWESNHIYRYRVEGSNDAKAWTMLLDQTDNQNREDGPHEIAQPKAFKFLRLTGVGCSSGGNWCSIREIRLKGEGINALWPADPKGEPQAFKPLATELYTSFGNAPPQILPLSPDREAEILKDVRLADGFEATVFAAPPAVNYPVFVAAAPEGTLYVSSDGNGSLGRDPERGRVIRLRDLDGDGRADETKTFCTVDAPRGLVWDRDRLYLMHPPHLSEFIDHDLDGVADEQNILVRDLAFGYDKRPADHTTNGVSLGADGWLYIAGGDFGFMNAVGRDGRKLQHRGGGVIRVRTDGTGLEVYSTGTRNILEVAISPRMDLFARDNTNDGGGWDVRLHHFTGMDDHGYPRLYKNFNDECVAPLADYGGGSGCGAVYLDEPGFGQWNDAPLTADWGTGGLYRHTVEPKGSTFVETAPPEPIVKMTRPTDADVDGNSGLYVASWRGATFKWAGPNVGYIVRVTPKGFQPEPMIDFAKASDEALIAGLESTSYRRRIAAQRELKHRNHPAAEKLLADAKQARSSDRNLVEHLQTDASDDELIKALAATDPVIVHVAIRTLAHRGSSEVCWRAIDGDKLAADAAFRALAMMHSPDVVDSLIDRLAKADATADRRAILATLCRLHFHEGVWNGQSWGTRPDTRGPYYQPEPWDATPKIAATLKAELAKASGDEAAWLVQTMTRNRIESTEALDRLLELADGDFSLIPTAVTQLASASDIAPAGMALLTRAASSSETSPATLADAVAALSKIEGPDAVGAIVTAIDSLSKVSGARDPLKSATAAFLKSPKLDQYAEALVALANDPARQASLWADAGLIALAEQKERSPETREIARQAIDSAWANASDRAARLMRAAAATDSHLLDEQILASINASDAPLAEAAKAAAKRLKLKPRPADMSPKLSSLAIDKAVQQAVAKSGDVSWGKQVFAKANCTACHTISKDEPQKGPFLGNIARTYKRPELAAAILQPSKTIAQGFVTNVIVTLDGDTLTGFVTDEQSDRVTLRDQNAKEFTVMKEEIEIRKTLPISVMPDGLMNTYSVHDLASLLDYLQSLSE; this is translated from the coding sequence ATGAACAAACGCTTTCGCTTGCGTCCGGTTTTGTTGTGCCGCGCGCTGATACTAGCTCAATCCGTCCTCCTTGCGTCCAGCGGTGTCGCCCAAGACGGAGCCTCTGATTCTGAAGCGGGCCGGCCTCCGCTGCGAGCTCTGCTGATCGCCGGCGGTTGCTGCCACGATTACGCCGGCCAACAAGCGGTGATCGCCAAAGAGATCTCGGCCCGCGCGAACGTTCGTGTCGACGTCTACTGGACCGACGACAAGACCGTCACGCCGCCGTTCCCGCTGTTCGAACGATTGGACTGGGCCGATGGTTACGACGTGATCATCCACGACGAATGCGCGGCGGGGATCCGAGACCAAGCGATCGTCAACCGGATCCTACAGGTACATCAAAAAATCCCGGCGGTCCATCTGCACTGTGCCATGCACAGCTTCCGCACCGGCGGCGACGCCTGGTTTCGGCACCTGGGCCTGCAATCGAATTCGCACGGCCCCCAGAAACCAATCGCAGTCCGATACGTCGACCCGCAGCATCCGATCACCAAGACGCTTGCCGATTGGACGACGATCAACGAAGAGCTGTACAACAACGTGAAAGTCTTCGACGCCAAACCGTTGGCGATGGGCAAGCAGGTCGTTGGCAAGAACGGCAAAGAAGAAGTTGTCGATGCGATCGTGGCCTGGACGACGGAGCGGGACGGCATCCGCGGCTTCAGCACCACGTTGGGACACAACACCGCCACGGTGGCTGATGACAAATACATGGATCTCATCACCCGTGGCTTGCTGTGGGCCTGCGATCGATTGACCGAAGAGGATTTGCAGCCGTACAGCGGATCGAACAAGGTCACCTTCATCGATTCCAAACTGCGTCCTTCCAGCGACGCGATCTCCGATGTGATGCCCAACGATGCGACGCTTGTGCGGATGAGTGCTTCGAGTACGCAGTCGGGGCACCCGCTGGCGCATGCCATCGACGGTTCGGATCAGACGCGGTGGTGTGCCGCCAATGGTAGTTATCCCCAGTGGATTCAATTCGAATTCGAACAGCCGCGAGCGGTCGCGCAGATCGGATTGAAGTGGGAATCCAATCACATCTATCGATACCGCGTCGAGGGATCGAACGACGCCAAAGCATGGACGATGCTGTTGGATCAAACCGACAATCAAAACCGGGAGGACGGGCCGCACGAGATCGCCCAACCGAAGGCGTTCAAATTCCTGCGGCTGACGGGAGTGGGTTGTTCCAGCGGCGGAAACTGGTGCAGCATCCGCGAGATCCGTTTGAAAGGGGAAGGAATCAACGCCTTGTGGCCCGCCGATCCCAAGGGCGAACCGCAAGCGTTTAAACCGCTTGCCACCGAACTCTACACATCCTTCGGAAACGCACCGCCCCAAATCCTGCCCCTTTCGCCCGATCGAGAGGCGGAAATCCTCAAAGACGTCAGGTTGGCTGACGGCTTCGAAGCGACGGTTTTCGCAGCACCACCGGCCGTCAATTATCCGGTCTTTGTCGCCGCCGCCCCCGAGGGGACGCTGTATGTCAGTTCCGATGGCAACGGTTCGCTGGGACGCGATCCCGAACGGGGCCGCGTGATCCGGTTGCGCGATCTCGATGGCGACGGTCGCGCCGACGAAACGAAGACGTTCTGCACCGTCGACGCGCCGCGCGGCCTGGTCTGGGATCGCGACCGTTTGTATCTGATGCACCCGCCGCATTTGAGCGAGTTCATCGATCACGACCTCGACGGCGTCGCGGACGAACAGAACATCTTGGTCCGCGACCTGGCGTTTGGTTACGACAAACGGCCCGCCGATCACACAACCAATGGCGTCAGCCTAGGTGCCGACGGATGGTTGTACATCGCCGGCGGTGACTTTGGATTTATGAACGCCGTCGGTCGCGATGGTCGCAAGCTGCAACATCGCGGTGGGGGCGTGATCCGCGTCCGTACCGATGGGACCGGATTGGAAGTCTATTCGACCGGCACGCGGAATATCTTGGAGGTGGCGATCAGTCCGCGGATGGATCTGTTCGCTCGCGACAACACCAACGATGGTGGCGGTTGGGATGTGCGACTGCATCACTTCACCGGGATGGACGACCACGGATACCCGCGTTTGTACAAGAACTTCAATGACGAGTGTGTTGCGCCGCTGGCCGATTACGGTGGCGGTTCGGGATGTGGCGCGGTCTATCTGGACGAACCTGGGTTTGGCCAGTGGAACGACGCTCCGCTGACTGCCGACTGGGGAACCGGCGGCTTGTACCGACACACGGTGGAGCCCAAAGGATCGACCTTTGTCGAAACCGCTCCACCCGAACCGATCGTAAAAATGACCCGTCCGACCGACGCCGATGTCGACGGAAACAGCGGTCTGTATGTCGCCAGCTGGCGAGGGGCAACCTTTAAATGGGCCGGTCCCAATGTCGGCTACATCGTTCGCGTGACGCCGAAGGGTTTCCAACCGGAACCGATGATCGACTTTGCCAAAGCTTCCGACGAAGCCCTGATCGCGGGATTGGAATCGACCAGCTACCGTCGCCGGATCGCCGCACAGCGGGAACTGAAGCATCGCAATCATCCCGCCGCGGAAAAGTTGTTGGCCGACGCCAAGCAGGCGCGCTCGAGCGACCGGAACCTTGTCGAACACTTGCAGACCGACGCCAGCGACGACGAACTGATCAAGGCGCTCGCTGCGACCGACCCGGTGATCGTGCATGTCGCCATCCGCACGTTGGCCCATCGCGGCAGCAGCGAGGTCTGCTGGCGAGCGATCGACGGCGACAAGCTTGCCGCCGACGCAGCCTTTCGCGCCCTGGCGATGATGCATTCGCCCGACGTTGTCGACAGCTTGATCGACCGTTTGGCGAAAGCCGACGCGACCGCGGATCGCCGGGCGATCCTGGCAACCCTGTGCCGATTGCATTTCCACGAAGGCGTCTGGAACGGGCAATCGTGGGGGACGCGGCCCGATACGCGCGGCCCGTATTATCAACCCGAACCGTGGGATGCGACGCCAAAGATAGCTGCAACCTTGAAGGCGGAACTGGCGAAGGCTTCCGGTGACGAAGCGGCTTGGTTGGTGCAGACGATGACTCGCAATCGGATCGAATCGACCGAAGCGCTCGACCGGCTGTTGGAATTGGCCGATGGCGATTTCAGCCTGATCCCAACGGCTGTAACGCAATTGGCGTCCGCCAGCGATATCGCGCCAGCTGGCATGGCGTTGTTGACCCGAGCGGCCAGTTCGTCGGAGACTTCTCCCGCGACGTTGGCTGACGCTGTCGCTGCGCTCTCGAAAATCGAAGGGCCCGACGCGGTCGGCGCGATCGTGACCGCGATCGATTCGCTGAGCAAAGTCTCGGGAGCCCGCGACCCGCTGAAGTCGGCGACGGCGGCGTTTCTGAAGTCGCCGAAGTTGGATCAATATGCCGAGGCGTTGGTCGCATTGGCGAACGATCCCGCGCGGCAAGCGAGTCTGTGGGCCGATGCCGGCCTAATCGCATTGGCGGAGCAGAAGGAGCGAAGTCCAGAGACGCGCGAGATAGCTCGCCAAGCGATCGACAGCGCTTGGGCGAATGCCAGCGACCGAGCCGCGCGGCTGATGCGAGCGGCTGCGGCGACGGACAGCCATCTATTGGACGAACAGATTTTGGCTTCGATCAACGCTTCGGATGCACCGCTCGCCGAAGCTGCCAAGGCGGCGGCGAAGCGGTTGAAACTGAAACCTCGCCCGGCCGATATGTCGCCGAAATTGAGTTCGCTGGCGATCGACAAGGCAGTGCAACAAGCGGTTGCGAAATCGGGAGATGTCAGCTGGGGCAAGCAGGTCTTTGCCAAAGCCAACTGCACCGCTTGCCACACGATCAGCAAAGACGAACCGCAGAAGGGACCTTTCCTGGGGAATATCGCTCGCACCTACAAGCGTCCCGAACTGGCCGCGGCGATTCTGCAACCGAGCAAGACGATCGCGCAAGGATTCGTGACCAACGTGATCGTGACGCTCGATGGCGACACGTTGACAGGTTTTGTTACCGATGAGCAGAGCGATCGCGTGACGCTGCGCGATCAGAACGCCAAGGAGTTCACTGTCATGAAAGAGGAGATCGAGATCCGCAAAACGCTGCCGATCTCGGTGATGCCCGATGGGCTGATGAACACCTACAGCGTTCACGATCTCGCATCGCTGTTGGATTACCTGCAATCGCTCAGCGAGTGA